The genomic interval GATGACGATGCCGAGACACATCTCGTCGCTGGTGCCCTCGGCCCAGACGACGTAGCGGGGCGGCAGGTTGCGCAGTTGGGGCAGCCGCTGCCGGAGCGTCACGTCGTGTCGGCAGGTGACCCGGAGGACGTCGCCGGGCTTCACCGCGACCGGTTGCGGCAGCGGTCGGACGGCCTGCTGGTCGAAGTCGTAGTTCGGGATGTCGAGCAGGGTCCGCGCCCCCGGGCTGCCGGGGTTCAGCTCCACCCTGATCGCCCTGCCGAGCAGGTGCATGTGACCGGCGACCGCGTGCGCCAGGCCGGCCCGGTCGACCTGGTGGTCACAGTGCTGCGTGCTGCCGGCGGCCGGGGCTCGGCCCCGGTTGCAGTACTCGTTGAGCCGCTCCGCCTGCTCGCCCGCCTCCGCCCCGAACCGCTGCCGTACGTCCCGCAGCGCGGCCTCGCGCTGGCACAGCTCGCCGCGTTCGTCGGCGGCGCAGGGCAGCTCGACCGGAGCGGGCAGCAGCTCGGTGACCAGCGGCTCTACCTCCTCCGGGCCGCCGACGAGGCGTAGTCGGACGCCGGAGCGGTCGGTGTCGTCGCCAGCGGCCCGGACGTCGATCAGGTTGTAGTGCACCTGCATCACGAGCTGGCTGCCCGGCGGCATCGGATAGCCGAGGCCCGGCGCGAGGAGTGTCTCGTTGGCGCCCGGCGCCCAGTGCGCCACCCAGGCCGCCGCGCCGATCCCGGCGTCGCCGAAGCAGGTCCAGCCGTCACCCGGGGTTTCCGCGTCGAGGGTGCGGGCCGACGCCACCTGCGTCGGGTCGAGCCGGAAGAGGATGGCGTGGTGCACCATGGCGCCGTTCTGCGGCAGGAACTGGCTGCCGGTCAGGAACGCGGACTCGGTGAGGCCCGGGTCGACCAGGAAGCACCGGTATTCGTCGGTGCCGCCGTTCGGCGCGGCCGGCCGGTACGGCTGCGCCAGGTTCAGGGTGACGAACCGCTCGCCGGAGCGCAGCGGTGCGGCCGGTGGAATGTCGACTGTGCCGTGTGACCCGCCGTGCGTGCCGGTGGCGCTGGGCTGGGCCGCTGGCGGCGGGCCGGCGTCCGGATCGGCCCCGCAGGAGGTACCGAGGAGGATGGCGGCCAGCGAGGCGGCCGCGACGACAAGAGGGCGTACGCGTCGATGCATGTTCTTCATAACGTCGCAGCTCCACCCAGGATCCGGGCCGACCGCCAACTATCAGATGAAAGTCGGACCTTCCGGAGGATAGCCCTTAACCGGTGGCGAAGGCATCCCGGGCGGCCGGCGTAACATACCCGCCCGTTGGTTGAACCTTTTTCGCTCGGGAGCCGAACTACACGGAGTATCGGCCGGACGAAGGGACTTCTGCTGTGCGCCACAGGGCAAGGTGCTGGGTCGTCGCCCTGGTCGCCGCCGCCGTCGCGGGTACCACCCTCGGCGCCGGTGCCGCGACCGCCGACGTGACCGTGACGCCGGGGCAGGCCGTACAGGGTGGGGCGGCGAAGCTGACCTTCCGGGTCACCGAGGACCGGGCACCGGCGTACACGACCAAGATCGAGTTGTCGATGCCGGAGTCGGCTCCGGTCGCGGAGACGTACCCGATGTCGGACCCGCAGTGGGCGCCCCGGATGACGATGCGCAAGGTCGACCAGACGCTAGGCGGGATCCACCACGGCCAGGTCACCGAGGTGGTCGCCAGCATCGTCTGGACCCGGGCGGGCGCCCCGGCGGCGGGCGGTGGCCCGGCCGAGTTGGTGGTGTCGCTCGGCCCGATGCCGCAGACCGACCAGATGACCTTCGCGGTGACGCAGACGTACTCGGACGGCCACGTGACGAACTGGAACCAGCCGCCCTCGGCCGAGGTGCCGCGGCCGGACTTCCCGGCGCCGGTGCTGACCCTGGCGCCGCCGGCCGCCGCGACCGACCCGACCGACGCGGCGGCGCCCGGGGCGGCGGCGCCGCCGGACGGCAGCGCGGCGGCGGAGGAGGAGGCGGACCCGGATTCCGGCTCGCTCACCACCGGTTTGATCGTCGGACTGGTCCTCGGGCTGACCGTCGCCGCCTGGCTGTACCTGCGTCGTCCCCGCCCCGGGAACGCCGCCGCCGACCGGACGGACGCCGCCCCGGCGGGGCCGGACGGCGCCTCCGGGGCGACGGAACCGGCGTCGCCCGACACGTCCGCCGCCCCGGCGGCTTCGGAGACATCCTCGGGTACGGCTTCGGAGACGTCCTCGGGCGAGCGGACGGCGAGCGGCGGACGGGCCTGGCGGCTTCGCGAGTGAGCCGGCCGTTCCGCCCTGCCCGGGCGGGCAGGGCGGGACGGGTGGATCAGGCGGTGCCGGTCTCCTCGGCCTGCTCCTCGGGCTGGGCGGTCTCGCCGCGCCGGAGCACGGCTTCGGGGGCACAGAGCACGGTCACCCGGTAGGAGACGCCGAGGTTGGAGAAGATCTGACCGCGCAGGCCGAGGCAGAGCCCCACCCCCGGGAGCCCCTCGGGGTGCTCGAAGAACTC from Plantactinospora sp. BC1 carries:
- a CDS encoding monooxygenase, translating into MKNMHRRVRPLVVAAASLAAILLGTSCGADPDAGPPPAAQPSATGTHGGSHGTVDIPPAAPLRSGERFVTLNLAQPYRPAAPNGGTDEYRCFLVDPGLTESAFLTGSQFLPQNGAMVHHAILFRLDPTQVASARTLDAETPGDGWTCFGDAGIGAAAWVAHWAPGANETLLAPGLGYPMPPGSQLVMQVHYNLIDVRAAGDDTDRSGVRLRLVGGPEEVEPLVTELLPAPVELPCAADERGELCQREAALRDVRQRFGAEAGEQAERLNEYCNRGRAPAAGSTQHCDHQVDRAGLAHAVAGHMHLLGRAIRVELNPGSPGARTLLDIPNYDFDQQAVRPLPQPVAVKPGDVLRVTCRHDVTLRQRLPQLRNLPPRYVVWAEGTSDEMCLGIVIMSRPD
- a CDS encoding YcnI family protein produces the protein MRHRARCWVVALVAAAVAGTTLGAGAATADVTVTPGQAVQGGAAKLTFRVTEDRAPAYTTKIELSMPESAPVAETYPMSDPQWAPRMTMRKVDQTLGGIHHGQVTEVVASIVWTRAGAPAAGGGPAELVVSLGPMPQTDQMTFAVTQTYSDGHVTNWNQPPSAEVPRPDFPAPVLTLAPPAAATDPTDAAAPGAAAPPDGSAAAEEEADPDSGSLTTGLIVGLVLGLTVAAWLYLRRPRPGNAAADRTDAAPAGPDGASGATEPASPDTSAAPAASETSSGTASETSSGERTASGGRAWRLRE